The proteins below are encoded in one region of Candidatus Flexicrinis proximus:
- a CDS encoding response regulator — MNAATLLVVEDNQDLNALVTEFFQTEGYTVHSALTGEDGIAISRAHRIDLVLLDIRLPDIDGYAVFAKLREHQPTQRTPVILLTERRDRSTRLQGLEMGVVDYITKPFDVHELRLRVRNALSRSLLRKSANPVTELPLALETEHKLKEVTASGKDWAVIQLSLGSLDRFRTEYGFIAGADLLRAVAITLRSVLRDLELSDCYAGHMTTEDVAIVLPPARAATALSELSGRLADMLPRFLPPKAREQTERPVKIQIAHTDHGNSAVTDVITLKDALTSRLQPIPY, encoded by the coding sequence ATGAACGCCGCCACCTTACTTGTCGTTGAAGACAATCAAGATCTCAACGCACTGGTCACTGAGTTCTTTCAGACCGAAGGGTACACAGTACACAGTGCCCTGACCGGCGAGGACGGCATCGCAATCAGCCGCGCGCACCGTATCGATCTGGTTCTCCTTGACATCCGTTTGCCCGACATCGATGGCTATGCAGTTTTTGCCAAACTGCGCGAACATCAACCCACCCAACGCACCCCGGTCATTCTGCTGACCGAGCGACGCGACCGCTCCACGCGGCTGCAAGGGCTTGAGATGGGGGTTGTCGACTACATCACCAAGCCATTCGACGTACATGAGCTGCGCCTGCGCGTCCGCAACGCACTCAGCAGATCACTCTTAAGAAAATCTGCAAACCCCGTCACGGAGTTGCCGCTTGCTCTGGAAACCGAACACAAACTCAAGGAAGTCACGGCATCCGGTAAAGACTGGGCGGTCATACAGCTCAGCCTGGGCAGCCTCGACCGCTTTCGCACAGAGTACGGCTTCATTGCCGGGGCTGACCTGCTTCGCGCCGTGGCCATTACGCTCCGATCGGTTTTGCGTGATCTCGAACTCAGCGACTGCTACGCCGGGCACATGACGACCGAAGATGTAGCGATCGTGCTTCCGCCGGCGCGCGCGGCCACTGCGTTGTCGGAACTCAGCGGGCGACTGGCAGATATGTTGCCGCGCTTCCTGCCGCCCAAAGCACGCGAACAGACAGAGCGTCCAGTCAAAATCCAGATCGCGCACACCGATCACGGCAACAGCGCGGTCACTGACGTGATAACACTGAAAGACGCGCTCACTTCAAGGCTCCAGCCAATCCCTTACTAG